In Synechococcus sp. PCC 6312, one genomic interval encodes:
- the rseP gene encoding RIP metalloprotease RseP: MSLLSIAAAIAVLGLLIFVHELGHFLAARTQGIYVNRFSIGFGPVLWKYQGPETEYALRGIPLGGYVGFPDDDPDSPIPPQDPNLLKNRPVLDRAIVISAGVLANLLFAFLLILTQMGIFGIPQITYQPGVVVPQLATESSLVALQAGIEAGDRITAVNGYPLEAKAESLTYLMSQIQSHPGEPLQLEIVRGDTTQNLTIVPELGEDGRAKVGVQLAPNVEVTRQQTLNPIQLVGAAAQEFERITQLTVTGFIKLFQHLDQAASQVSGPVAIVAIGADIVRSNFGQLFQFAALISINLAVINILPLPALDGGQLVFLLIEGLRGKPLPTRIQEGVMQTGLVLLLGLGMVLIVRDTVNLTGLAWMQQLF; encoded by the coding sequence ATGTCCCTTTTGTCCATCGCTGCGGCAATTGCTGTTCTCGGACTCCTGATTTTCGTCCATGAATTAGGGCATTTCTTAGCCGCACGGACTCAGGGGATCTACGTTAATCGCTTTTCCATTGGCTTTGGCCCAGTCCTGTGGAAATATCAGGGTCCCGAAACTGAATACGCCCTGCGTGGGATTCCTCTGGGTGGATATGTGGGGTTTCCCGATGATGATCCGGATAGCCCGATTCCTCCTCAGGATCCCAACCTTCTCAAAAACCGCCCAGTTTTAGATCGGGCAATCGTTATTAGTGCTGGGGTATTAGCTAATCTTCTCTTTGCCTTTCTCCTCATCTTGACCCAGATGGGGATCTTTGGAATTCCGCAAATTACCTATCAGCCAGGGGTAGTTGTACCACAATTGGCGACAGAAAGTAGCTTAGTTGCCCTTCAGGCTGGTATCGAAGCTGGAGACCGAATTACAGCAGTCAATGGCTATCCCTTAGAAGCCAAAGCCGAAAGCCTTACTTACTTGATGTCACAAATCCAATCCCACCCAGGGGAACCACTGCAGTTAGAAATTGTCCGAGGGGATACAACCCAAAACCTAACCATTGTGCCGGAGTTAGGAGAAGATGGCCGGGCCAAGGTGGGTGTGCAATTGGCTCCCAATGTAGAAGTGACGCGTCAACAGACCCTTAACCCAATCCAATTGGTAGGCGCGGCGGCGCAAGAGTTTGAGCGGATTACCCAGTTAACAGTCACGGGATTTATTAAGCTCTTTCAGCACCTCGATCAAGCCGCCTCACAAGTGTCTGGGCCGGTAGCGATTGTGGCCATTGGGGCTGATATTGTCCGCTCTAATTTTGGCCAGTTATTTCAATTTGCCGCCCTGATTAGTATTAACCTAGCCGTAATTAATATTTTGCCCTTACCGGCCTTAGATGGGGGTCAACTGGTCTTTTTGCTGATTGAAGGGCTGCGGGGTAAACCTTTACCAACTCGGATTCAGGAAGGGGTCATGCAAACGGGCTTGGTTTTATTGTTGGGCTTAGGGATGGTTTTAATTGTCCGCGATACGGTCAACTTAACTGGCCTAGCCTGGATGCAGCAGTTATTTTAA
- the argB gene encoding acetylglutamate kinase, whose protein sequence is MLNDTDRVQVLSEALPYLQAFAGRTVVVKYGGAAMKDSNLKATVIRDIVFMSFVGVRPVVVHGGGPEINTWLTKLNIEPQFKNGLRVTDAPTMDVVEMVLVGRVNKELVSLINQAGGQAVGLCGKDGNLIQARSQGQDGIGFVGDVQSVDIRVVSTLVEKGYIPVISSVAADETGQAYNINADTVAGEIAAALGAEKLILLTDTAGILRDYHDPSTLLYKLDIAQARELIQDGTVSGGMIPKVNCCIRSLAQGVKAAHIIDGRIPHSLLLEIFTDSGIGSMIVGSSC, encoded by the coding sequence ATGTTGAATGACACCGACCGGGTACAAGTCCTCAGTGAAGCGTTGCCCTATCTCCAGGCCTTTGCCGGACGCACGGTAGTTGTCAAATATGGGGGTGCAGCGATGAAAGACAGCAACCTGAAAGCGACAGTGATTCGGGATATTGTCTTTATGTCCTTTGTGGGAGTCCGACCCGTAGTAGTACATGGGGGCGGCCCAGAAATTAACACGTGGCTGACCAAACTCAACATTGAACCCCAATTCAAGAATGGCCTGCGAGTGACTGATGCCCCAACAATGGATGTGGTAGAAATGGTTCTGGTGGGGCGGGTCAATAAGGAACTGGTTTCCCTGATTAACCAGGCCGGGGGTCAGGCGGTGGGACTGTGTGGCAAAGATGGAAACCTCATCCAGGCCCGGAGTCAGGGACAAGATGGGATTGGCTTTGTTGGCGATGTTCAAAGTGTGGATATTCGCGTGGTCTCAACCCTAGTTGAAAAAGGCTATATTCCCGTCATTTCCAGCGTTGCTGCCGATGAAACCGGCCAAGCCTACAACATCAATGCCGATACCGTGGCGGGGGAAATTGCGGCTGCCTTGGGGGCCGAAAAACTGATTTTACTGACAGACACCGCCGGAATTTTACGGGATTACCACGACCCCAGCACCCTGCTCTATAAACTGGATATTGCCCAGGCCCGCGAACTCATTCAAGACGGCACAGTATCTGGTGGCATGATTCCCAAGGTCAACTGCTGTATCCGCTCCCTCGCCCAAGGTGTCAAAGCAGCCCATATCATTGACGGGCGGATTCCCCATTCCCTACTTCTAGAAATTTTCACCGACTCTGGGATTGGCTCCATGATTGTCGGTTCTTCCTGTTAA
- the dnaA gene encoding chromosomal replication initiator protein DnaA, with product MPNPNSYSQFASPEASVEISPETFWNQILERLQLLLSRPTFETWIKTATVESFDGKVLVVCMPNPFARNWLHKYYLKTISDVAHDVMGYPVDIRLAIAQGSEESTEIPNPPPQTMELVPNQSGPSLLVPPPAPSRDRIGELNPKYVFSRYVVGPNNRMAHAACLAVAESPGREFNPLFLCGGVGLGKTHLMQAIGHYRLEIDPQAKIFYVSTEQFTNDLIAAIRKDSMQTFREHYRAVDVILVDDIQFIEGKEYTQEEFFHTFNTLHEAGKQVVLASDRPPSQIPRLQERLCSRFSMGLIADIQPPDLETRMAILQKKAEYENIRLPREVVEYIASSYTSNIRELEGALIRAVAYISISGLSMTVENIAPVLNPANRKIEASPEIIFNVITESFGIAIEDLKGNSRRREISVARQVGMYLMRQYTGLSLPKIGEEFGGKDHTTVMYSCEKVTELQRTDPEMGSLLRQLSDRINLASRPAEA from the coding sequence ATGCCCAATCCAAATTCATATTCCCAGTTTGCATCCCCAGAGGCCAGTGTGGAGATTTCCCCAGAAACATTTTGGAATCAAATTCTAGAGCGACTACAACTCCTCCTCAGCCGCCCCACCTTTGAAACCTGGATTAAAACTGCCACTGTGGAAAGCTTTGATGGTAAGGTGCTGGTGGTCTGTATGCCAAATCCTTTTGCCCGTAATTGGCTGCATAAGTACTATCTAAAAACCATCTCTGATGTTGCCCATGATGTAATGGGATATCCGGTGGATATCCGCTTAGCGATTGCCCAAGGCAGTGAAGAGTCAACAGAGATACCTAATCCTCCTCCCCAAACCATGGAGCTGGTACCGAATCAATCTGGCCCCTCTTTGCTCGTCCCGCCCCCAGCCCCCAGTCGTGACCGCATTGGCGAACTTAATCCCAAGTATGTTTTTTCCCGCTATGTGGTTGGGCCCAATAACCGCATGGCCCACGCGGCCTGTTTAGCAGTTGCCGAGTCCCCAGGCCGTGAATTTAACCCCCTCTTTCTCTGCGGAGGAGTCGGCCTGGGAAAAACTCATTTGATGCAGGCCATTGGCCACTATCGGCTCGAAATTGACCCCCAGGCCAAAATTTTCTATGTTTCCACAGAGCAATTTACCAATGACCTAATTGCGGCAATTCGCAAAGATAGTATGCAAACTTTTCGGGAGCACTATCGGGCCGTAGATGTCATTTTGGTCGATGATATTCAATTTATTGAAGGCAAAGAATACACCCAAGAAGAGTTTTTCCACACCTTTAACACCCTCCATGAAGCCGGTAAACAGGTGGTTCTCGCCTCAGATCGCCCCCCGAGCCAAATTCCCCGGCTCCAAGAACGACTGTGTTCACGTTTTTCTATGGGCCTGATTGCGGATATTCAACCGCCAGATTTAGAAACTAGAATGGCGATTCTCCAGAAAAAAGCCGAGTACGAAAACATTCGCTTACCGAGGGAAGTTGTGGAATACATTGCCTCTAGCTACACCTCGAACATCCGCGAACTAGAGGGCGCGTTAATTCGGGCTGTGGCTTATATTTCAATTTCTGGCTTATCTATGACTGTGGAAAATATTGCCCCAGTTTTAAATCCTGCCAATCGAAAAATTGAAGCCTCACCAGAAATTATTTTCAACGTGATTACAGAGTCCTTTGGCATTGCAATTGAAGACCTCAAAGGCAACTCACGGCGGCGAGAAATTAGCGTGGCCCGCCAGGTGGGGATGTACCTGATGCGTCAATACACCGGGTTGAGCTTACCCAAAATTGGCGAAGAATTTGGCGGCAAAGATCATACGACCGTGATGTATAGCTGTGAAAAAGTGACAGAACTTCAGCGCACCGATCCGGAAATGGGTTCCCTTTTGAGACAACTCAGCGACCGGATTAATCTTGCCAGTCGCCCCGCCGAAGCCTGA
- the tgt gene encoding tRNA guanosine(34) transglycosylase Tgt — MFKFDCQARCPQTQARAGVFHTPHGIIETPRFMPVGTLANVKTVTPAQLATTGAQMILANTYHLHLQPGEEIIAAAGGLHRFMGWPGPILTDSGGFQVFSLSQMRAISDAGVLFKSPKDGREIFISPEIAMQIQGRLGADVIMAFDECPPYPATRDQVQAATERTIRWLYRCYQAHYDRPHDPQSHPQALFGIIQGGVYLDLRQACATEMVKLDLPGYAIGGVSVGEPPELIAGVVAATTPLLPEDKPRYLMGVGTYREMAQAIAAGIDLFDCVIPTRLARHGCALVQGERWNLKNARFKTDFTPLDETCSCYTCQNFSRAYLSHLIRSQEVLGFTLLAIHNLTELICFTQRIRVAILAGTFTREFASWLKPKEPT, encoded by the coding sequence GTGTTTAAGTTTGACTGCCAGGCCCGTTGTCCCCAGACCCAAGCTCGTGCCGGTGTTTTTCATACCCCCCACGGAATTATTGAAACCCCGCGCTTTATGCCGGTGGGAACCCTCGCCAATGTGAAAACAGTCACCCCGGCCCAACTGGCCACCACTGGGGCGCAAATGATTTTGGCTAACACCTATCACTTGCATTTGCAACCTGGTGAAGAAATTATTGCGGCGGCGGGGGGATTGCATCGCTTTATGGGTTGGCCTGGGCCAATTTTGACGGATTCTGGGGGCTTTCAGGTGTTTAGCCTCAGTCAAATGCGGGCTATTAGCGATGCTGGGGTGCTATTTAAGTCTCCCAAAGATGGACGAGAGATTTTCATTAGTCCAGAAATCGCGATGCAGATTCAAGGGCGATTGGGGGCGGATGTGATTATGGCCTTTGATGAATGTCCCCCCTATCCAGCCACTCGCGATCAAGTCCAGGCTGCTACAGAGCGCACAATCCGCTGGTTATATCGCTGTTACCAGGCTCACTATGACCGTCCTCATGACCCACAGTCTCATCCCCAGGCTCTTTTTGGGATTATTCAGGGAGGGGTGTATTTAGATTTGCGCCAGGCCTGTGCGACTGAAATGGTCAAGCTCGATTTACCCGGCTATGCCATTGGTGGGGTGAGTGTGGGAGAACCGCCGGAGTTAATTGCCGGAGTGGTGGCAGCAACTACGCCCCTGTTACCGGAAGATAAGCCCCGCTATCTCATGGGAGTTGGTACTTATCGGGAAATGGCCCAAGCCATTGCCGCCGGAATTGATTTGTTTGATTGTGTCATTCCCACGCGCCTGGCCCGTCATGGCTGTGCCTTGGTGCAAGGAGAACGTTGGAATCTCAAGAATGCTCGTTTCAAAACGGACTTTACTCCCCTGGATGAAACCTGTTCCTGTTATACCTGCCAAAATTTTAGTCGGGCTTACCTAAGTCATTTAATCCGCTCTCAGGAAGTCTTGGGGTTTACCCTCTTGGCGATTCACAACTTGACGGAATTGATTTGTTTTACCCAACGGATTCGGGTCGCAATTTTAGCCGGGACTTTTACCAGAGAATTTGCGAGTTGGTTAAAACCGAAGGAACCAACCTAG
- a CDS encoding DUF3084 domain-containing protein, whose protein sequence is MVGYVLILAVIILGGAIATVGDRLGSKVGKARLSLFNLRPKQTAVLITILTGSLIAGSTLGILFAVSKELRDAVFRIESIQRQRQAAEVELKTALIQKNSIESDLAASQANLSQVKTQLAGATKSLKAALTRQAQTQRLFEQLQARYRQTQANLIQVQAKSRTLQTEITRLQAEQTTALRQLQTAQGQRQELEIAVTKIQTRLAAAERQKQTLEDSIATIQTQLATADQQRQALLDQQTKLRSEIKTLETSRQRLEENVEVLLLGLRRGTISIRAGQVLAAGVVKNIDTPTKAQQAIEEFLRQARRNAIILNSPQNIKPTDQVIQVTTADIERLMQQLLTGKTYSVRILAAANYLQGEANILVVPQAAENSLIFEPGATIARINLSPSKMSDEQILQRLDALFTTSNQRAIEAGVWPDPVSGTVGAFDQIELVKFILALRNYPGDIEISSIVPQAIYTSGPMKLELVARQNQKIILRGG, encoded by the coding sequence ATGGTTGGGTATGTTTTAATTCTGGCGGTTATTATCTTGGGTGGGGCGATTGCAACCGTCGGCGATCGGCTGGGGTCAAAGGTCGGTAAAGCCCGTTTATCTCTCTTTAATTTACGTCCTAAGCAAACCGCCGTTTTAATTACCATTCTGACGGGGAGTTTAATTGCTGGTTCAACGCTGGGCATATTATTTGCAGTTAGTAAGGAACTGCGGGATGCTGTGTTTCGGATTGAATCAATTCAACGTCAACGCCAAGCCGCAGAAGTAGAACTCAAAACCGCTCTCATTCAGAAAAATTCGATTGAATCGGATCTAGCGGCATCCCAGGCCAACCTTTCCCAGGTCAAAACCCAACTAGCCGGAGCCACAAAGAGCCTCAAAGCCGCCCTTACCCGCCAGGCCCAGACCCAACGCTTATTTGAACAACTCCAAGCCCGCTATCGCCAAACCCAGGCCAACCTTATCCAAGTCCAGGCCAAAAGCCGCACCCTGCAAACCGAAATTACCCGTCTCCAGGCAGAACAAACCACAGCCTTGCGTCAACTCCAGACTGCCCAAGGTCAACGCCAAGAACTCGAAATAGCTGTCACTAAGATACAAACGCGTCTTGCCGCTGCCGAACGCCAAAAACAAACCCTTGAGGACTCCATTGCCACCATTCAGACCCAACTCGCCACTGCCGATCAACAACGCCAAGCCCTTTTGGATCAACAAACCAAACTCCGATCTGAAATCAAGACCTTAGAAACCAGTCGCCAACGCCTTGAAGAAAATGTCGAAGTCCTCCTCCTGGGTTTAAGGCGCGGGACAATTTCGATTCGGGCTGGACAAGTCTTAGCAGCTGGGGTGGTGAAAAACATTGATACCCCCACCAAAGCCCAACAGGCCATTGAAGAATTTCTTCGCCAGGCCCGGCGCAATGCGATCATTTTGAATAGTCCCCAAAACATTAAACCCACGGATCAAGTCATTCAAGTTACAACCGCTGATATTGAGCGTCTCATGCAGCAGTTATTAACGGGTAAGACATACAGCGTGCGCATCCTAGCCGCAGCCAACTATCTCCAAGGAGAGGCCAATATCTTAGTAGTCCCCCAGGCCGCAGAAAATAGCTTGATCTTTGAGCCAGGAGCCACGATTGCCCGCATTAATCTCAGCCCTAGTAAAATGAGTGATGAACAAATTTTGCAACGCTTAGATGCACTCTTTACCACCTCCAATCAACGGGCTATTGAAGCTGGAGTGTGGCCAGATCCGGTCAGTGGTACTGTCGGAGCCTTTGATCAGATCGAATTAGTCAAATTTATTTTGGCTTTAAGAAACTATCCAGGGGATATTGAAATCAGTAGCATCGTTCCCCAGGCCATCTACACGTCTGGACCAATGAAGCTGGAGTTAGTCGCGCGACAAAACCAAAAAATTATTTTACGGGGCGGCTAG
- a CDS encoding S-adenosyl-l-methionine hydroxide adenosyltransferase family protein, with amino-acid sequence MSAAFTLTSMITLLTDFGYQDSYAGILRGIISQINPTATIIDLTHGIAPHDCHAAMFQLRQATPYFNPQTIHLAVVDPGVGSSRRGLAIQTSQGVLVGPDNGIFTGVLHQAQVNQAVELTNPDYWLPLEISTTFHGRDIFAPVAAHLSLGVGLSSLGNPIDPASLICLPGLEPEQTSSGWRGTIQGIDHFGNVISTLPKTLCQGGTWMVQYQALTLPLMHIYSEVSPGQPIALIGSHGWLEIAINQGSAAQIYGTRLGDTIYLHPA; translated from the coding sequence ATGTCGGCTGCTTTCACACTTACTTCGATGATTACCCTGCTGACTGATTTTGGCTATCAAGATTCTTATGCAGGAATTCTGCGCGGCATCATTTCCCAAATTAACCCCACCGCAACCATCATTGACCTGACCCATGGCATTGCTCCTCACGACTGTCATGCCGCAATGTTCCAACTCCGCCAGGCCACGCCCTACTTTAATCCTCAGACCATTCATCTAGCGGTGGTGGATCCAGGAGTAGGTAGTAGTCGCCGGGGCCTGGCCATCCAAACGAGTCAAGGGGTTTTAGTTGGCCCAGATAATGGGATTTTTACAGGAGTGCTGCACCAGGCCCAGGTTAACCAAGCTGTGGAGTTAACTAATCCAGACTATTGGCTCCCATTGGAAATTAGTACCACGTTCCACGGCCGAGATATTTTTGCCCCCGTAGCAGCCCATTTATCCTTGGGAGTAGGACTCAGTTCTCTGGGGAACCCGATTGATCCGGCTTCTTTAATCTGTTTACCTGGCCTGGAGCCTGAACAAACCTCCTCTGGTTGGCGGGGAACTATTCAAGGCATTGATCATTTTGGGAATGTCATCTCAACCTTGCCAAAAACACTCTGTCAAGGCGGGACGTGGATGGTTCAGTACCAGGCCCTAACTTTACCGTTGATGCACATCTACAGCGAAGTCTCTCCAGGCCAGCCCATTGCCCTGATCGGTAGTCATGGTTGGCTTGAAATTGCCATTAACCAAGGTTCTGCAGCCCAAATTTATGGAACTCGGCTGGGTGACACTATTTACCTACACCCTGCTTAA
- a CDS encoding peroxiredoxin, with the protein MSLQLGDVVPNFTQDSSEGEINFYDWAGDSWVILFSHPADYTPVCTTELGVVAKLQDEFVKRNVKTIALSVDDANSHKGWIGDINETQNTTVNYPILADGDKKVSTLYGMIHPNSSTGNTLTVRSVFIIDPNKKLRLTLTYPASTGRNFDELLRVIDSLQLTDYHSVATPANWKDGDDCVVVPSIPTDVAREKFPKGVTEVKPYLRLTPQPNK; encoded by the coding sequence ATGTCCCTCCAACTCGGGGATGTCGTACCCAACTTTACCCAAGATTCTTCCGAAGGCGAAATTAACTTTTACGATTGGGCCGGAGATAGTTGGGTGATTCTGTTCTCACACCCGGCGGACTATACCCCCGTTTGTACCACCGAATTAGGGGTTGTGGCCAAACTGCAAGACGAGTTTGTCAAGCGCAATGTCAAAACCATTGCCCTCAGTGTTGATGATGCCAATTCCCACAAGGGCTGGATCGGTGACATTAATGAAACCCAAAACACCACGGTCAACTACCCAATTTTGGCAGATGGGGATAAAAAAGTTTCCACCCTTTACGGGATGATTCACCCCAACTCCAGCACTGGCAACACCTTAACAGTCCGTTCCGTATTTATCATTGACCCCAACAAAAAATTACGCCTAACCCTTACCTACCCTGCCAGCACGGGCCGCAACTTTGATGAACTTTTGCGGGTGATTGATTCTCTACAATTGACGGATTATCACAGTGTTGCCACCCCAGCGAACTGGAAGGATGGGGATGATTGTGTTGTGGTTCCCTCGATTCCCACGGATGTCGCGCGGGAAAAATTCCCCAAAGGCGTTACTGAGGTCAAGCCCTACCTCCGGTTAACTCCCCAACCCAACAAGTAA
- the psb27 gene encoding photosystem II protein Psb27: MKRFLSFALSLVLVISIGLTGCSNTPPGLSGNFRQDTIAVIDSLRQAIALPEDDPTKAAAQADARTKINSFIALYRRDDNLTSLTSFTTMRTALNSLAGHYSSYPNRPVPEKLKTRLEQEFRQVELALDREANS, translated from the coding sequence ATGAAGCGTTTCTTAAGCTTTGCCCTCAGCCTAGTCCTAGTGATCTCAATCGGCTTAACCGGGTGTAGTAATACTCCCCCAGGCCTGAGTGGTAATTTTCGCCAAGACACCATCGCTGTGATTGATAGCCTCCGCCAGGCCATTGCCTTGCCTGAAGATGATCCCACGAAAGCTGCTGCCCAGGCCGATGCCCGCACCAAGATTAATAGCTTTATTGCCCTTTATCGCCGTGATGACAATTTGACCAGCTTGACTTCCTTTACGACGATGCGAACCGCCTTAAATTCTTTGGCTGGTCACTATAGCTCTTATCCCAATCGCCCCGTCCCAGAAAAACTGAAAACCCGCCTTGAGCAAGAGTTTCGTCAGGTCGAGTTGGCCTTGGATCGGGAAGCTAATAGTTAA